A region of the Deltaproteobacteria bacterium CG11_big_fil_rev_8_21_14_0_20_49_13 genome:
CCGGCCGATAACATAATATATATATGAGTACCATTACATTTGACCCAAAAGATCCAAGCACGAGATCCTTTCTCAAAGAAATAGATGTTCCCGAAGACATTATCGAAAGTGGAAGCATTACCATTTCGAACGCCTTAGAATATCAGCTCGACGACCTGTCTTTTGAAACTATCGCGTCATTAGACGGTGGAGGTTCTTCAGAGTTTATTTCAGCTGACGAGGCAAATAAGGCTTTGAACATTTTTGAAAAATATGGAGAAAAAGCAAAAGCTACATTCAAGTCAAACAGTTGTCCCGGGACCTCTGTGCTACAAAATATGTTAGGTTTGGAAATCCAGCGTATTTTTGGGAAGATCGTGCCCGAAAGAATATGTTCCTATGATGATAATTTGGGGCCGGATCTCCAAAAAGGGATACACTTTATTGAAAACACCGTTCCGAAAAGTTTAAAAAGCGCAGGCGAAGCGGTCGGCATAATAACATTCAAAGATGGAAAACAAAAAGGTACAGGTTCCGCCGTTCTTATCTCGCAGGACGGCGATGTTATGACGGCTTATCACGTGCTTTACGACGGTAACGGCAATTTTAGGGAAGACGTTTCATTTGAGGTATATGGAAAAATAGTGCAAGTTAAACAGGAAAATATAACCGAAGCCAACAGAAAGCTGGATTCAGCTTCTTTTAAAATAGAGGAGTTGAAAGAATATCGCACGGTTAAAATTGCCGGACGTCCACCAATTGGAGGAGAAGTCGTGTGGGCTGTTGGCTTTCCCTCAATGGAGGATGAGAATAAAAAAACATTTACCCCCGGAAAGATTAGACAGGTAGATTAGTTTCCCGGAGACGGTTCCGGAGTAATGAAGACAACCGCGCTTGTGGCGCATGGAAATAGCGGTGGAGCTCTTTTCAATAATGATGGAGAACTTGTTGGGGTTGCTTCTAGCATTGAGCTTGAAGGCGTGTCAAATATTGCTCTGGGAATACCGGCATGGTCAAATTTTATTATGCCATGGCACAAGTATTCAGACCCACCTGAACGGGTATGGAAGGCGTTTCAGAGCGTTACCATGCCTTAAGATTATTCTATTTACAAGCGCCGTCATTAAATCTGGGGACACACACTTTTCAATCCCTCCAGCGAATATCCGATATCCGGGGATACGCACTTTTCCGTTCGCACCTGCGACAAGCAAAATATCGGATTCCTTGATTTCGCAGTCAGCCACCTCGCTAAAAACTAGAATTTGGGTGAGTAGTTACGAAATAATAAAATTCGCGTTTATTTCTTTGATTTTACCAAAGTTTCTTTAAAGTTGAATCGTTTTACCGGGCATGCTATATAATATATAATGAACATGCACTGGGAAATATTGAGTAAGGATCAGCGGATTTTATTCGGAAAACTGGCGTTCCTTAGAAAATTCAATGCCTATCTTGCTGGAGGTACCGCTCTTGCCATCCATCTTGGACATAGGACGTCAGAGGATTTTGATTTCTACATGTCTAAAGAATTCAATTCTGAAATGCTTTCATCATCAATGAGGCGCCTTTTGCATGGTTTTGTGAGAAGCCAGGTTGCTTACGGGACTGTTTCAGGAGATTGTAAAAAAGTACACATCAGCTGTTTTTACTATGATTATCCTTTAATTAAACCGCTTGTGAGAGACAGGCACGTCGATCTGGCATCTGTCGAAGATATCGGGGCTATGAAGCTGATCGCGATTTCGCAAAGAGGCAAACGCCGGGATTTTCTTGATGTCTATACTCTTTCGAAGATGTATGGTCTTGACGAGCTTATGAGATGGGCGATAAAAAAATATCGTAACATCGATAGTTATATCCTTCTCAAAGGGTTGACATATTTTGAGGACGCAGATAATGACGCCACCGCACGTGGATTTGAGTTGTTCAAAATGGTCGAATGGGAAAAAGTAAAAAAATATATTTCAAATGAAACGTTTCGATTGACGAAAAAGTTATTATGAAAAGGATTCCATCCTATATCAAAATCACGTTGTGGTCGTACGATCTTGCAGGTTTGGATGAACTGCGTGACAGGCAGACTATCATTGAAAGGGTCTTGAATTATGGGCATATGCCCGCTATTAAGTGGCTTTTTGATAGGTATGGCAAAAAAGAGATAAAAAGTGTTGTTGCCAACCCATCGCGTGGCAACTGGTTACCGGAAACGCTGACATTTTGGTGCGCGGTTTTTAAGATAAAACTGGCGCCAAAGGCATATCATCGTGCATTGTTTATTTTGGATCCGATTCAGTGCCAAAAAATCTGGAAAAAATATAGAATTGAGCTTTAGACCCATAAACCCACAGAGAATCCCGTTTTCACTAAAAAATTCAACTAGTTAAACGTGAATAACCTGCATATGCACTTGACTACGGTAACTACAATGGGTAGTAGGTTTTGGCATGCCGAAGTACCCCAAGACTTTTGGAGAGTTGCTTAGGTGGTTTCCTGATGAGAAGGCCTGTCGAGATTATCTAGAAAAGGTGCGATGGCCAGAGGGTGTTCAATGCCCACGATGCGGAGCATCTCAATCGTGGGCTAGACTACAGACAGCTGTTATTTAGATTCAAAGGACCTTAATAAAGATCTTACTTCCGGACAACGAGTGGTCGTCGATAGATTTTTCGCGGCTGTTAAGGCGACATTTCCACAAGAATTTGCCGGTCCAATGTAATAACAGTTTACATCTTTAATTAACCTGCTAATAGCCCCCTCGCCATGTTCGAGTTCAAGGTAAACAAGACGGCCAAAGATTCGCGGGCAAGGCTGGGAAGATTTAAGACCTCTCACGGCGAGGTAGATACGCCTGTATTTATGCCCGTAGGCACTCAAGGGACCGTGAAGGCGATGACGCCGGAGGAATTAGTAGGCCTTGGCGCCGAGATAGTCCTTGGAAACACCTACCATTTATCGCTTAGGCCGGGACACGAGGTCATTAAAAAATTAGGCGGGCTCCATAAGTTCATGCACTGGGATAAGCCGATACTTACGGACAGCGGAGGATTTCAGGTCTTCAGCCTTGGAAGGGGCGGAGGGGGGAGCAAACAAGGGGTCAAGGGGCAAGAAGATGGAAATGAATTGCCGATCAAAGAGCGGCTGAAGGAAGAAAATGAAACGCTTATCTCGTCCAAGATATCCGAAGAGGGTGTTAAGTTCCGAACCCCGATAGACGGTGGGCGGGAACACTTTTTGACCCCAGAGATCGCCGTTGAGATACAAGAAGCGCTTGACAGCGACATTATGATGGTCCTGGATGAATGCCTCCCCCACGGCGAGAACGAAAAGGCCACGCGCGATTCGATGGAGCTCTCTTTAAGATGGGCGGAGAGGTGTCTTGCTACCCGCAAGCAGGAAAATGCGCTCTTTGCGATCGTCCAAGGGGGCATGTATAAGAACCTGCGCAAAGAATATATCGAGCGGATGCTGGAGATATCTTCATGTCATCCCCGTGAAAACGGGGATCTCGAAGGGGAAATTCCTGCCTTGGCCTCCGGAAGGCAGGCTTCTGCGGGAATGACAAAGCGCGGCTTTAATGGCTACGCAATCGGCGGCCTGTCGGTCGGCGAACCTAATGAGCTGATGTATGATATTACCGGCCATTGCACCGAATTTCTTCCAAAGGATAAGCCCCGCTATTTAATGGGTGTGGGAACGCCCGAGGATCTTCTTGAATGTATAGATCTTGGCATCGACATGTTCGATTGTGTCATGCCTTCACGCAACGGGCGAACCGGTATGGCCATGACATATAAGGGTAATTGGAACATTTTAAACGCCAAATTCACCGAAGACCCGAACCCTCCGGACCCCGAATGTCCATGCTATTGCTGCCAAAATTATTCGATGGCCTATCTGCGCCACATGTTCAAATGTAACGAGATTCTGGGTTCGCGACTCGCAACAATTCATAACTTGCATTTTTACCTCGATTTGATAAGAAACATCCGCTCCGCGATAGCGGAGGATAGGTTTATAGAATTTAAGAGGGATTTTATTTCCAAAAGAAACATGAGTGATTAATGGGCGAACTCGAATCTGGATTTGCCAGTTCGAGTTCGAGGGGTTTGGGGGGAAGTGGCGAGGTCTTCCGAGCCGGTCGTTCCCCCCATCAGAATAGGAGAGAAATATGTTAGGTCTATTCATCAGCACAGCGCATGCAATGGCAGGACAGCCCGGCGGCGGAGCGGGCGCGCAGGGTGGCGGCGGAATGGCGGGGCTCTTCCTCCCCATGATAGTGGTATTCGCGATCTTTTACTTTTTAATGATCCGCCCGCAGCAAAAGCAGGCGAAAAAGGTTCGCGCCATGATAGAAGGCCTTAAAAAGGGCGATGATGTGGTCACAAGAAGCGGCATCCACGGAAGGATCCACGGTATGGCCGAAGGGATCATCACTCTTGAGATAGCCGAGAACGTCCGCATAAAAATGGACAAGGCGCAGATAGGTTTTGTAAAACAAACAACAGAATCGTAATTTGTAACTTGTAATTTGTGACTGGTCACGAGTTACGAGTCACGATTTACGCCTTATTATGCCACAATCCTGGAAATGGAAGTGCTACGCGGTGCTGGCCTCTTTTTTGATCGGTATATATCTTTTGGTCCCGACAATATTCGGATTCGACGCCAAAAGAAATATCTTAGAATCGAACGGTCAGCCGGTCCCGTGGTACATCCAGGTCTTTCCCAAAAAGGCGCTTAACTTGGGGCTTGATCTTCGCGGCGGCATCTACATCGAGATGCAGGTCAACGTTGCCGACGCCATCAAGAGAAAGACAGACCTCTTTTCTACCGACATCGAGCGTTATCTTGAAGAAAAGAACGTAACCCCCGCAGCTATTCTACAGCCGAACAACGACGGTGTCCTTCATATAAGGCTTTCCACAGCCGATCAGGTGGACACACTTACTAACCTAATAGATCAGGATTTCGGTCAGGTCTTTGCAAAACAGGCGGTAACTACCGAAGAAGGTTACCCGACCGTGGTAATAGCTATGCAAAAGACCTATAAGGACTATCTCGAGGGCAATTCCGTGAAGCAGGCGCTAGAGACGGTGCGGAACAGAATTGACCGTTACGGGGTCTCCGAACCTACGATAACAAGGCAAGGTAGCGACCGCATAGCTATCGAGCTTCCTGGCCTTTCCGATCCGGACCGCGCGATCTCTATCATCAAGAGGACCGGCCAGCTGGAGTTCAAGCTTGTGGACGAGAGCAAAAGCCAGCCCGAAATTGAACAGATGATCTCCGACGCGCGCAAAGAGAAGAGCATTCCGGAAGGATATTCCGCCGAGATCATTTCACAGATAAACGAGAACCTTAAGGGCAAGATACCGGAGACGAGCGAGGTTACCTTTGAGGTTATTCGCGATCCTATCACAAAAAAGATAGTTCGCGGCGCACCTTTTCTCATAATCAGAAAAGCGGAAGTTACAGGTGACATGCTTCAGGACGCCCGTGTCTCTATCGATAACAACGAACCAAAGGTCAACCTCACATTCGATAAGACAGGAACAGAGAACTTCGGCGGACTTACAAAGAACAACGTAAAAAAACGTCTCGCCATAGTCCTCGACGGATATGTGAACAAGGCCCCCGTAATTAACGAGCCGATACTCACAGGACACGCCCAAATATCTTTGGGCTTTGGCGATTACCAGGCGGTCCTGAAAGAGGCCGAAGATCTGGCGCTTGTACTGCAGGAAGGCGCGCTTCCGGCAAGTCTTTCAGAGGCGACAAAGACCGTTGTGGGCCCGACCCTCGGGCAGGAATCCATTATGGCGGGTCTTAAAGCGAGCCTTATCGCTGCGATCCTGGTCATAATATTCATGATCTTTTACTACAGGATGAGCGGTCTTTACGCCGACATTGCGGTCGCGCTCAACGTTCTTTTGATATTGGCGCTTCTCTCCATATTCGGTGCAACGCTTACTCTTCCCGGTATCGCAGGCATTGTGCTTACCGTCGGCATGGCGGTCGATGCCAACGTTCTTATTTGCGAACGCATAAGGGAAGAGCTGCGGCTGGGAAAACCCGTTAAGTCGGCTATCGACGCGGGATATTCAAACGCCCTTCGCGCGGTTGTCGATTCCAATATCACGACGCTGATCGCAGGAATAGTTCTATACCAGTTCGGGACCGGTCCTATTAAAGGTTTTGCAGTGACGCTTTCGATAGGTATCTTGACCACGCTCTTTACATCCATTGTGGTCACAAGGCTCATTTATGATTACAGGGTCATGAAACATAAGGTGGAGAGAATAAGCATATGATAGAACTTCCGATCCCAAAGAATATTCCGTTCATGAAGTATAAGGTGTGGCTGATATTGCTCTCTCTTGTCGTGACCATAGGAAGCCTTGTCATCATGTTCAAGAACGGGCTTAATTACGGCATCGATTTTAAGGGCGGCGTTAAGCTCCTATATGCGTTCAATGCTCCTGTGCAGGACGGGGAGATAAAATCCATCCTTTTGAAGAATGGCGTCGATTCGGTAGTTCAGCGTTACGGAAACACCAACAGGAACCAGTTCACCATAAAGACCAAACAGACAGAAGAGACACTTGAAGGCTCGGTCGCCAAGATCACGGATATCCTTACGTTAAAATATGGCGCCGAAAATATGGTGCTCGAACAGCAGGAGACGGTGGGGCCGAAAGTGGGGCAGGAGCTAAAAAGAAAGGGCCAGCTTGCAATTTTCTTCACGCTCATTGCGATGCTCGTTTATATAGGAATAAAGTTCAATTTCTATTTTGCCCCCGGAGCCATCGTTGCCCTTATACACGATGTCGTCGTCGTTATGGGTTTTCTTACGTTCTTTAACAAGGAGTTCAACCTTTCGATCCTTGCGGCGCTACTTACCATAGTCGGTTATTCCATCAACGATACCATCATTGTGTACGATCGCATCCGCGAACACGCAAAGAAGATCAACGTAAACACCATAGACGAAGTCGTGAACCAGAGCATAAACGAAACGCTCTCGAGAACGATAATAACGTCGTTCACCGTTTTGATCGTCGTTGCCATACTCTTCTTCAGCGGCGGAGGAGTTATCCATGATTTCGCGTTTTGCTTCATAATCGGCGTGGTTACCGGTAGCTATTCATCTATATTCATAGCGAGCCCTATCTATATATGGCTCTATAAACACTGGCCCCGAATTGCGGCCAAATTTAAAAAATGGTGACTTGTAACTTGTGACCAGTACATTGTCTATTAAATTTTTACTGGTTGTCTTTAGCGCAAGTGCACGTAACAATTTAATTTCTACCGACTTCGTCGATAAAAATTAAATTGACGATGCACTAGTAACCGGTTACAAATTACGAGTTACGCCTTTTATGCATTGGCAACTCTACCCACAAGATGAAGTACTGACGGAGGCGCTTGCCGCCTCGCTTAACATTTCCACGATAACCGCTCAGGTCCTTATAAACAGGGGCATCAAAGACGCGGATTCCGCCAACGAATTTTTAAATCCAACGTTGCAGGGGCTTCACGACCCCTTCCTCATGGCGGGAATGGAAGATGCCGTTTCGAGGATCATAAGCGCGATATCGGGAAAAGAGCATATTACCATTTACGGAGATTATGATACCGACGGCGCCACATCCACGGCCCTCTTGGTAAGATTTTTTGACATGATAGGGGTCAAGGTCGATCACTATATCCCTCACCGCATCAAAGAGGGCTACGGAATGCATATGGCGTCGGTAAAGACCCTCCAT
Encoded here:
- a CDS encoding tRNA guanosine(34) transglycosylase Tgt is translated as MFEFKVNKTAKDSRARLGRFKTSHGEVDTPVFMPVGTQGTVKAMTPEELVGLGAEIVLGNTYHLSLRPGHEVIKKLGGLHKFMHWDKPILTDSGGFQVFSLGRGGGGSKQGVKGQEDGNELPIKERLKEENETLISSKISEEGVKFRTPIDGGREHFLTPEIAVEIQEALDSDIMMVLDECLPHGENEKATRDSMELSLRWAERCLATRKQENALFAIVQGGMYKNLRKEYIERMLEISSCHPRENGDLEGEIPALASGRQASAGMTKRGFNGYAIGGLSVGEPNELMYDITGHCTEFLPKDKPRYLMGVGTPEDLLECIDLGIDMFDCVMPSRNGRTGMAMTYKGNWNILNAKFTEDPNPPDPECPCYCCQNYSMAYLRHMFKCNEILGSRLATIHNLHFYLDLIRNIRSAIAEDRFIEFKRDFISKRNMSD
- the yajC gene encoding preprotein translocase subunit YajC, coding for MLGLFISTAHAMAGQPGGGAGAQGGGGMAGLFLPMIVVFAIFYFLMIRPQQKQAKKVRAMIEGLKKGDDVVTRSGIHGRIHGMAEGIITLEIAENVRIKMDKAQIGFVKQTTES
- the secD gene encoding protein translocase subunit SecD — protein: MPQSWKWKCYAVLASFLIGIYLLVPTIFGFDAKRNILESNGQPVPWYIQVFPKKALNLGLDLRGGIYIEMQVNVADAIKRKTDLFSTDIERYLEEKNVTPAAILQPNNDGVLHIRLSTADQVDTLTNLIDQDFGQVFAKQAVTTEEGYPTVVIAMQKTYKDYLEGNSVKQALETVRNRIDRYGVSEPTITRQGSDRIAIELPGLSDPDRAISIIKRTGQLEFKLVDESKSQPEIEQMISDARKEKSIPEGYSAEIISQINENLKGKIPETSEVTFEVIRDPITKKIVRGAPFLIIRKAEVTGDMLQDARVSIDNNEPKVNLTFDKTGTENFGGLTKNNVKKRLAIVLDGYVNKAPVINEPILTGHAQISLGFGDYQAVLKEAEDLALVLQEGALPASLSEATKTVVGPTLGQESIMAGLKASLIAAILVIIFMIFYYRMSGLYADIAVALNVLLILALLSIFGATLTLPGIAGIVLTVGMAVDANVLICERIREELRLGKPVKSAIDAGYSNALRAVVDSNITTLIAGIVLYQFGTGPIKGFAVTLSIGILTTLFTSIVVTRLIYDYRVMKHKVERISI
- the secF gene encoding protein translocase subunit SecF, with amino-acid sequence MIELPIPKNIPFMKYKVWLILLSLVVTIGSLVIMFKNGLNYGIDFKGGVKLLYAFNAPVQDGEIKSILLKNGVDSVVQRYGNTNRNQFTIKTKQTEETLEGSVAKITDILTLKYGAENMVLEQQETVGPKVGQELKRKGQLAIFFTLIAMLVYIGIKFNFYFAPGAIVALIHDVVVVMGFLTFFNKEFNLSILAALLTIVGYSINDTIIVYDRIREHAKKINVNTIDEVVNQSINETLSRTIITSFTVLIVVAILFFSGGGVIHDFAFCFIIGVVTGSYSSIFIASPIYIWLYKHWPRIAAKFKKW